The nucleotide sequence TATGGGTATAaactttatttctatttttcttatgtatATGCGTTGGAATTCCCCTAATTAATAAACagtaatatagtatatattgttTGAATGTTAGAgaccttttatttttttttttgttatattcttaattataatttgtttggtAGCTACTGAGTGcaatttctcttttttaaaaatcaatatatgaTGATTTTTCACAATAAAGGTAGATGATGACAAATTTAGTTTACGATAATACTTTTTATGTGTGATTGTGTATAAAAGTGAAGTGCAACTTAGAATATTTAACATTAGATTTAGATTAAGTCTACAACTATTTGttagatgttttttttgttgttgtaaaaaaaagatGTTTTTTGTTAAAAGTAATTGGGGTGACATATCATTATAAGCTAAATTATAACaaacttacaaaaaaatatattttatgattttaacaGTTAATTAAGCTTATGGTTTGTAAAATAGATAGACAATTTTGGcgtgataaatatatataaattaatttaatgtttagctaaaaatgaatatttaaattattcgTGTATCCGCCCGTAGGACGGGTTTAACTTGGGCTGATGGATTATCATCTAATCTtacatcaaataaaaaaaaaacgataactTATAAGAATATCTCCAATCTAACActatttttttctccaaaatagagtaaaaataaatattgagtAAAATGTACTTCAATTCTACTTTATTTTTCGCTTCATAATAGGatttactctataaatagagtaatCTATATTTTGTTTGTTCAGTACTATATTACGAAGTAGGAAATAAAATAGGATTAGAACATTTTTACTTAGGAATTTTACTCTTAATCCCATTTCGATTAGCTTTCAGTGTTGGTAAGCATTCGCGCGAAAACACCATTTTCATCTCCCGCCGCACCttccctccttttttttttgtaatttacttTCTCATCTCTTCTAACCAACtccaaacctctctctctctctctcaagtcTCAACCTTCACCATGCAGCCTCAGCCTCACATCTCCCCAACCTCCGCCCAAGCCGCGATCTCCGCCGCCCTTAAATCCCAGCGACTCCGGAAAAACCGCGGAAGCTACAGCTGCGGCCGATGCGGCCTGCCCAAGAAAGGCCACGTCTGCCACCTCGCTCCTCCTCCTCTCGACGTCCCCGCCACTCCCATCGCTCCAGAGCCACTCGCCTCCGTCTCCATCTCCGCCGCCGCGTCCTCCTCCACTCGTCCCCCCGCTCCTTCACGCCAGCCTTTCACTCACCTTCGCCGCGCACTATCTTTCGACGATGACGAGGCTCGCGATTCGAGGTTTCACGCGGCGGGACTGTGGGAGGTGCTCAAGAGGCTGCCTCCTTCTGGGTTGCTGATGGCGGCTAGGGTTTGTAGAGGGTGGAGAGAGACCGCCGGGAAGATGTGGAAAGCTGCCGAGGAGCTGAGGATTAGGGTTCCTGAGAGGGCTCAGATTGGTTACGTTGGATCGTTACTGCAAAAGTGTCCTGCACTCGTTAGACTCTCTCTTAAAATCGAGAGGTGATGATTTGAAAAATGGATTTTATTTAAGACAATGATTGATTAAGACACAGATGTTTGTAATTGAATGTTTCTTGTCTGATTGTTCATCTGCAGTGAGTTCGACGCGACAACTTTGGCCTGCATTGCGTTTTCTTGTCCGAATCTGGAGGTTTTGGAGATTTCAACGTATGGTGCAGCTGTTAATAGGATCTCTGGGTATATATTCTTGAAACCTCTGAGTAGTTTCATTAGGAGACAATGATAATCAAGTCTTTATAACTGTGATTAAGCCACTTGATCAAAGACTTGCTTATAAATTGATTTATGgttttgatatatttaaaacagtttgttttcttttctctgGATTTGTTTTTGATTGTCCTGTtctgttgtgtgtgtgtgtaggGATGAGTTGTCTCGCTTTGTTTGTAATAAACGTGGACTTAGAAGCCTTAAGATGGAAAGGTGTTCCAACTTAGGAGGAGTTGCCCTCTCTTCAACAAGCCTCTCCACTCTTTGGCTTGCGGATCTTCATTCTCTCTCTAAGATGGTTAATTTAATTACCTTTTTTGGTCCCTTGTCCGAAGTTTTTGTTTATCTAGACCATGAAATGTCTTGTTCTATATTTGGCAGGTCTTCAACTGTCCAAATCTGATAGAATTATCACTTGAGTTTTCTCTCCAAGAAGATGATTCAACTGATCTTGTAGCAATGATTGATGGTTTGGGAAGGACCTGCACTAGATTGCAGAACATTCACATAGCTTCTCTGAAGCTTTCACACACTTTTGTACATGCTCTCACTGCTGTGAATTTCAGGTTTGGCCAACTTCTCTGTTTCAAGTCTTGGTTTTGTTTGTACAAAGCATTGATTAAGAAATAGTTCTTTAGAACTGATGATGTCAGTTTCTAATTTTGTCCAGAGATTTGAGAATGCTCTCTCTAGTTCTTGGGATAAATATCACTGATGCATCTGTAGCCGCCATTTCCTCAACTTACACAAATCTCGAACTGCTTGATCTGAGTGGGTATGTTTTGTTCTTGTTAAGTATATACTATCTCTAAGTTTCAGAATGTATGTTGAGACatgaattttttgtttgttggttATAGTTCCAGCATTACTGATACTGGCCTTGGGATGATCTGCGATGCCTTACCTGACACACTCTCTAAATTACTTGTTGCTCTTTGTCCCAACATTACATCAAGTAAAATTCTTGATCTTTGGTTTTCATATGCATTATATAATTCTCAAATTCATTTATTTACTCTACAATGAATATTCTTGCAGGTGGCATTCAGTTTGCTACTGCTCAACTTCCTCTTCTTGAGCTGATGGATTGTGGCATGTCTGTGTCTGATCCCACTTCAGATAATCCTACCATTGAAGAGAAGAGTTCGAGTCCACAAAAGACATCAGGCTACAATCAGAAGATGTTTATTAAACATAAACGGTTGAAGAAACTCAGTTTGTGGGGAGGCTCCAGTTTGGACGTGAGATTCCTTATCAAAGCTCTCAAAAAGAGTTCTGTCTCTAAATCCCATCTTCTAAttgttttggtattttgatgcagGCTTTGTTCCTAAACTGTCCAGAGCTCAAGGACTTGAATTTGAACTCGTGCAGCAATTTGCAGCCTGAGAGCTTGGTGCTCCAGTGTCCAAAGTTGGAACTTGTGTCCGCATCAGGATGTCAGAACCTATTAATAGGAGCTATCCGAAAACAGGTAATCCCTTTGACAGTAACAACTTGTATACGGTTTGTGGTTTTAGTTTTTTACACACTAAGTTATAAAAGAAAGCCATTTGCAGttcaatctgaaaaaaaaatttgtttgctTTCCTGATTGGATTTTACTTTCGGTTTTAGGTCAGAAAACCTTTAAAAggatataaataattatttaacaattattATATGATATGTGGCCAAAGTATGTAAAAtgtaataacttttaatttggtttggttaCACAATCAACTATGGTCgtttgtttcaccatttgtcatttccattcaaatgattcatttgtatgatctattcaaatgatccattcagatttttgtgattgtttgtttgtccatccacatagctcatctagatgaatcatctaaatggatcttatgtttgtttttttattttcatttctattcAAATGAATTTAGcaaacaaattaccaaaatacccttatgttgatttaatcatatgtttgatattaattttaactatattacatttaattatctaatttaatatatttacattagaattatttcaaaattaacgagtTTTCTTTTTTACGGTTTGGGCGGGAAAACAAGACTTTCCGGTTTTTgcggaaaacaagatttttcggttctggcgagaaaacgagattttttcggttttggcggggaaatacaaattttcggttttggcgagaaaacaggttttgcggttttgtcgggaaacacgtttttgcgattttggccgAAAAtgcattttgcggttttggcgggaaaacgcgtttttgtggttttggcgggaaaacgcgtttttgcggttttggcaggaaaacatgtttttggcgagaaaacacatttttgcgattttggcgggaaaacgtgcTTTTGctgttttggcaggaaaatgcggttttgcggttttggcgggaaaacgcagttttggcgggaaagcacgtttttgcggttttggcgagaaaacgcgtttttgcgtttttagcgggaaaacacgtttttgcgattttggcggaaaacgcgtttttgcgattttgccggaaaaacacgtttttggcgggaacacatttttacggttttcgcgggaaaacaagatttttcggttttggcgggaaaatacaaatttttggttttggcgagaaaacacgtttttggttttggcgggaaaacacgtttttttggttttggcgggaaagtatgtttttgcaattttggcgggaaagtacgtttttgcaattttggcgggaaaacacgttttgcgactttggcgggaaaacatgtttttttgtgttttggcggAGAAATGTATTTTGGGTGTTGGcgtgaaaacattttttgtgatttgtgcatgaaaacatgtttttcggtttttgcgggaaaacacgtttttgcaattttgacgggaaaatattttttttgcaattttagcgggaaaatgcgttttggggttttggcgtgaaaaaataatttttagcaCGGGAAAAAATGTTTGTAGTTTTGTCAGTTTTCgtttgtgacaaaaatgattttatttataggtttgtaatttgtgaattacattagGGGCATAATAGACTTTATACCattttgaatgaaccatctccattcaaatgatccaaattggttcagctgaatggactttaaaattaagcctaaatttcCAAAAGTCATCCGGATGACCCATTTGAATGAATTGTACTTTTTGtgactaaacaaacaaaactctcatcttcATCCAGATGATCCATCCAAatggagaaacaaacaggccCTAAGTTATAAAAGAAAGCCATTTGCAGttcaatctgaaaaaaaaatttgtttgctTTCCTGATTGGATTTTACTTTCGGTTTTAGGTCAGAAAACCTTTAAAAggatataaataattatttaacaattattATATGATATGTGGCCAAAGTATGTAAAAtgtaataacttttaatttggtttggttaCACAATCAACTATGGTCTGTTTTTTGTTccaattttttggatttttagagAATCATAAAAGTAGTAGATTTATGGCTTAAACATTTTGGCTACGATTCTATATGGCTTGGCTAGAAATTTGTTCTGTTATAGTGGAATCTCTTAAGCCACTTCTTGACCAGAGCCTTAATAAGCCTTTTAAATTACTTGTTGGCTAGGTTTCTGAGAACTTTGCGGCCGGTGAAAACCATATGCCACTGAAACGCTTGGCTGATGCGTCGAAAAGGATACAGGCTCCACCTTCCTTGTACCAAGAGGTGaaatttatttcattatttaatatatttgttttgtgagaTAAGAAAGTGTGAAATATAACCGAGACAGTGTTAGATGTTTGCAGACAAGAGAAGatgagaataagaagaagagaaggaaggtTGAGAGAGAAGTGTGCacaattatacattaataatgaaCTCTCGATCAATATTCAATAATACTCATCTTGGGCTTCGTTCTTCTACCAACTCTGTTTAAATGTACATCTGATTAGGTTGGGTACGTATGTTTTTTATTCCTTGTGAactttataaaatatgattaaattattttaaaaaaaagacttcAGAAAGAAAAATGGTTTTTTGCGGTATCTACACATCTACGGTTCTTTCCAATCAACCCATTTCCATTTTGGTTGTAATTCTCGTCCGTTTGTTGGAAGTATGTTTTTGGGCAAATGCAGCATTTCGATAAATTTATTCTATCAGGTCggttaattattaatttaattaaatcatcAAGCTAAAAAGGGGTAAGAGTACCATTAACCCTAAAACCTATATTTggggtttttaactttttttttttttaataattaattgtgGGTCACCACATGTTAGTGGGACCCACAAATACCATAAAAACCCACCAAACTTGCCTCTtgcaaaagagaaagaagaaatggtttttaataaagttatgGGACCCACCTCCTAAGAACCTAAGAGCAACATTATCAAGACATTTGAACACTTCTTATGGGCGATCCTTACCCAATATTGgcccaaaaataaatataaagtccAGTTAAATGAAGGAGACGATTTTTAGGTAAGAAGTTTTTTGACTTCGTTCTTCTGTCACGTGTCATTCTATGATACGTTTTGTGAAGCGGTAGAGGGTGTCGTCGTTTTGCTCTGGATCTATTCTCTCCGtctccctcttctctctctctctctcaatccgTAGACGGCGATTCGCTGGAACTGAAGAATCATCGgtccacatcgatcgatcgtTTAATCTCGCCATCGAATCTGCAGGTTCgtattactctctctctctgtctccctcttctctgtctctctctctcgtatCGATTATGTGTTTCTAATATTTTGCATGCTTTGGGTTTGATCAAGGTCCGcggagtttgggtttagggtttcatcgTCTCTTCCTTCTCTCGCTTTCGACGGGTACTTCCGCCGTCGTCGTCTATTCTCGTCCATCTCGCCTCTCTTCTTTCTCCGGTTGGAAACCATCTCCGCCGCCGTCACCAACAGGTTTGTCTTCTTTCTCCGTCCTCCGTTAGCTATATAGAGGAATCATTTAAACAAATAGATTGGTGATTCGCCTTTTGGTTGTATATGATTGTATAGTGATCTGTTGGTTCGTGTTTCTGATGGACTTTTGTTTACCgatgaatatgattgtatagTGATCTGTGTTTTTGATTGTAAAGCAGAGGTTTTTTAGTGAATTTTTCGTATACTTGATTGATTAGGGaactttagttaaaaaaatatgctTGATTGATTAGTGaactttagtttaaaaaatatgcTTCATTGATTAGTGAACTGAATTTTGAGTTATATACTTGATTGATTAGTGAACTGAATTTTGATTGTATAGTTGATGGAGAGCCACGTTATATGTTGTGATCTATACTGAATTTTGATTCTATACTTGTTGTTTTAGATACATTGGCTTCATCATTGACATGTGTTGTTTTAGTTGGTGTGTAAATTGAAGTAAGTAGGTTTCGACATTTAATGAAAACGTTGTACTGACTTTTTTACTTAGTTTGGTTTCGAAGGAGTGTTACTTGGCAAAGTTTTGTAGTTAGTTTGCTTGGAAATGGGCCGATATAGTTACAGCCAGCCTTCAGATTCATCACACTATGGTGGGGATCAAGCTGATAGTGGGTACAGCGAGACAGAAGAGCTTATTGGTCGTGACCAAGCTGAGTTGGAGTTGAAGTATCCTGAGCCGTCTCAGTACCCTATGCAGTATCCTCCACAACCTGAGGTGGAGTTTGGATTCCCCCAGGTTTGCTATTGTGGTGATGCACCAATTCTAGTTACATCAAAAAACGATCCGGGGAGGAGGGTATACACCTGCAAGAATGTGGATGATGGCGATTGCCATGTCTGGAAGTTTTGGGACGTCGCGgtgatggaggagatgagggcGAGGGATAAACACATTCTGCAGTTGGAGGAAAAGGTAGATAACCTTACCTTAATGAGTAACTTTGAGTCTGAGGAAAAGGTGGTTAGGCTAGAGAACTTAGTTTCTGACTTGGCAAAgaagtcgtttactttaaaaattgagtttgaagtttGTGTTGGTGTCATGCTCTTCGTATTAGTGGTACTTGGTCTGGTGATCGGAGGGAAGTGATGTTGGTGTTAACAGCATtactaagtctggtttaggaaGTTTGTGTTGGTGTCATGCTCTTTGTCTTAGTCGTACTAATGCTGTTAACCCTTATGTGACTATGTACTAATGTGTTGTATTGTTATGAACTTTATGAATTACAAATGTGTTGTATTGTAATGAATTAAATGTAAGGGTTCGTGCACTTTTTTGTTAGTTAATTGTTTATTCCTCCATAGTTAATTGTTTATGCCTCCACTCCATGTATATTGTTCGATTCAATCACTTGCATAATTAACTTATTGATATCGAATTTGTCACCCAACTGTGCAATGTGACTTTAAAATGTGACTTTGAAACAACAACTACTTGTCTCGTGAACCACtttaaacaacaaaataattCAAAGGTACAACATAATAATTCAAAGGTGTAAGAGTCACATGAGTTGTTTTTTACTTCCACAACAAAACAATATACATTCACAAGTTGTATCACGAGAACACAATATACATTCACAAGTTGTATCACGAGAAGAGCTTATTTGCCCCTATAAATATGAAAGATCATTGGCAATTTAAAGACATCTCTCCCCTTTCATCAAATCttcattttaaatgtaaaaaaactctaatggcatcttcttctcatTATCACTACCATAACGATGACGATGATGAAGATTATGTTAATGATTACGTTGAAGATTATGTTAATGATTACGTTCAAAACtttgatgaagaaccaaaaaagCGGAAGCAACGTATTTATATGGAGAGGTTCCGAGAAGACGGCCACCAGAAGCTCTGGAATGATTACTTTAGCGAGACTCCAACTTACAATCCCGAGTTATTCCGCCGACGGTTCCGAATGAACAAATCTTTGTTCCTGCGTATTGTACAACGTCTCGAAACCAACATACCGTATTTTCAACAAGGAACCGATTGTACCGGACGGTCTAGTCTAACACCCCTACAAAAATGTACTGCAGCAATCCGACAGTTGGCTTATGGCGGTGCAGCTGATTCGCTTGATGAGTATGTCCGGCTTGCTGAAACGACAGCTCGGAAATCTTTGCACAAATTTACCGCCGGAATAATCTGCTTGTTTGGTGATGAATACCTACGCCAACCGACACAAGAGGATCTGCAAAGACTTCTCTATATTGGAGACCAACGTGGGTTTCCGGGGATGATTggcagcatcgactgtatgcattgggagtggaagaattgccccactgcttggaaaggaatgtattcCCGAGGAACCGAAAAACCAACAATTGTTTTGGAGGCGGTAGCTTCAAGtgacctctggatatggcacgcgttttttggagctccaggtactatgaacgatcttaatattcttgatcgatcccccgtttttgatgacattattaacGGAATTGCGCCAGAAGTGAACTTCTATGTTAATGGTAATCAATATCATTTGGCATATTATCTCACTGATGGTATTTATCCTAAATGGGcgacttttattcaatctatccgaCTTCCTCAAAGTGAGAAACATTCGTTATTTGCTAAAACCCAAGAAGCTGttcgaaaagatgtcgagcgtgcctTCGGAGTTCTGCAAGCTAGATTTGCCGTAGTGAAAAATCCATCCAAGCTATGGGATAAAGACAAAATAGCAAATATTATGAAGGCATgcatcatactccataatatgattgtcgagGATGAACGATCATCATACACTCAGTATAACGTGAGAGAATTTCAAGAAAGCGAGGAAGATGATACATTCACCGTTACTCCGAATTCAAATCTCGGCACTGCAATGGATCGTCGATCGAGCGTCCGTAACAGACAAGCCCATGAACAATTAAAATTCGATTTAATCGAAAATATTTGGGCTAAATTTCGACATTTTCCAAATAACCAATGATTTTAAAGTTTCTATGAATTGAATAAATGTgtgatttatgaattttttttttttttaatgtatggaatgtaataaaatgtttgtaattttaattaaataaaataattttctctttttaatgtATTGAATATAAATGGATATATCTTAATTACtacttattaataaaaaatgattttataccTAAGAACCTTCGAAAAGTTCCATTGATAATGTTGTATTTTACTTAAGTATCTTAGAAAACTTCTTAGattaaaaatactaattaaatattttaagatgTTTGATAAGAGTTGGCATTGATAATGTTGCTCTAAGAACCCggggttaatggtgctctaagcAGCCGAATCATTGTTCGCTCGCATGAAGCATTCTAATTAGTATATTTGACTATTTCTTACTATAATAAGAAAAAGTTAAATCTTTCAATCAAAAGTGATAACGTGTCTCCACGTAAGACAACAGAAAgacaaaaagaaatcaaattgagagagagagaggcgattGGGGTAAAGCGATGCATATCGTCTTTCTCTATCGATGATCTGACCGACTCCTTCTGGCCAGCCACCGCTCCGGTGCCGTCACCGGAGCAGACCACGGTGGACGGGATGACTCGAAGCCAATCGGAGTGGGCTTTCCAGAGTCTTCTCAAGGAGATGTCCGGTTCCGATGAAACCGACGCGATCGATCGGTTATCTCCACCGGTTCAGTCTCTTTCGACCGTTGACGAAGTAGTCGAGATTCAGAAGCCGCCGCGGAATCATCAAGGGGTTGATGATCCTGATCAGTACCATGCGATGCTTAAGAGCAAGCTCGATCTTGCCTGCGCCGCCGCTGCGCGTCGCGTACGTCTTTTAGAATCCATCTTTTGTGATACGTAAATGAAAAAGTTAGTATTGGTGTTGAttgatttggttttttttaaGCAGGTGGAGCCTGAAGATTCAAGTGCGTCCTCATCTGTCAATCAAAACCAATCTCAACCTCCTCAAGGTTATCATTATTCTTTTGCCTTTTGGTTCTCGGCCTTTCTTTGTATCTGTCTGTTCAATGTCCATGTTAAAGAGTCCCTTGAAAGCaaacatttttattagattAGAGTAGAAAATGATGACTTTGTTGATTGACTGCTAACCCTTCCAAGTATATATAGTTTCAGACTTTGAGCGACTGTGAAAATCTAAGCATTACGCAAGTATGAGTTTATATGAGAATCATCAGGTTGCCACTCTACGTTACTAGTGCATTCAATTTGACTCTCTACAAACCTTTTCATTTCATTAAGTTTACACTTATGGATGAAATGTTCTTCGGGTTGTAAATAATAGGGTTGTTTTGACTAACTTAGGCTCAGTTGTGGCACAAACCTCACCCGGTGCTTCATCTGTTAGATCTGTGCCCTCAACAAGCATTCGAAAGAAACTAGATGTTCCAGCCACGCAAGCTACCAGTATTTCATCAGCGATGATTCTGATGACGATGATCTTGATGGAGACGCAGATAATGGAGATCCTACTGATGTTAAGCGTGCTAGGAGGTGTCTTCTGATAATCATTCTGAATCTCGAAGTCGATTTATATATGTGGAGATACCAAAGCAGAGTCTATTTATAAACTTCTTCTTAAGGTTATCCTGATTCGGTATGTGGTAATTGTTCAGGATGCTCTCAAACCGAGAATCAGCAAGGCGGTCCAGGAGAAGAAAGCAAGAACAAATGAATGAATTTGATACGCAGGTTCTTGTTTTTGTAATTGTTTCTCGGTCTCTTTCTTGCCATTCATTAATCTTATCTGTGGGGAAAAGTTTTTACATATCGTAGGCAGGGCAATTAAGAGGTGAGCATTCAACTTTACTTAGTCGTCTTAGTGACATGAATCATAAGTGTGATGCAGCTGCTGTCGACAACAGAATTCTAAGAGCTGATATCGAAACCTTGAGAACAAAggtaattcatatatatatataactagggtcggtccgtcctacgggcgggattaaaattaacaaatattttaagtagttagaataaatattaaatataaattgttattatttaaaaatacaaattttgtaCATGTTATTATATTTGAAGAATGAATAAACCATATTATctgaaaaattagttataatttttaaaataaatattacttgttatttttcaaaatatggttttctttttttcttgttaaaagGTTTAagatgattttcttttgttaagttATCtctgttttaatt is from Brassica napus cultivar Da-Ae chromosome A4, Da-Ae, whole genome shotgun sequence and encodes:
- the LOC106449297 gene encoding F-box/LRR-repeat protein 17 isoform X2; amino-acid sequence: MQPQPHISPTSAQAAISAALKSQRLRKNRGSYSCGRCGLPKKGHVCHLAPPPLDVPATPIAPEPLASVSISAAASSSTRPPAPSRQPFTHLRRALSFDDDEARDSRFHAAGLWEVLKRLPPSGLLMAARVCRGWRETAGKMWKAAEELRIRVPERAQIGYVGSLLQKCPALVRLSLKIESEFDATTLACIAFSCPNLEVLEISTYGAAVNRISGDELSRFVCNKRGLRSLKMERCSNLGGVALSSTSLSTLWLADLHSLSKMVFNCPNLIELSLEFSLQEDDSTDLVAMIDGLGRTCTRLQNIHIASLKLSHTFVHALTAVNFRDLRMLSLVLGINITDASVAAISSTYTNLELLDLSGSSITDTGLGMICDALPDTLSKLLVALCPNITSSGIQFATAQLPLLELMDCGMSVSDPTSDNPTIEEKSSSPQKTSGYNQKMFIKHKRLKKLSLWGGSSLDALFLNCPELKDLNLNSCSNLQPESLVLQCPKLELVSASGCQNLLIGAIRKQVSENFAAGENHMPLKRLADASKRIQAPPSLYQEMFADKRR
- the LOC106449297 gene encoding F-box/LRR-repeat protein 17 isoform X1 → MQPQPHISPTSAQAAISAALKSQRLRKNRGSYSCGRCGLPKKGHVCHLAPPPLDVPATPIAPEPLASVSISAAASSSTRPPAPSRQPFTHLRRALSFDDDEARDSRFHAAGLWEVLKRLPPSGLLMAARVCRGWRETAGKMWKAAEELRIRVPERAQIGYVGSLLQKCPALVRLSLKIESEFDATTLACIAFSCPNLEVLEISTYGAAVNRISGDELSRFVCNKRGLRSLKMERCSNLGGVALSSTSLSTLWLADLHSLSKMVFNCPNLIELSLEFSLQEDDSTDLVAMIDGLGRTCTRLQNIHIASLKLSHTFVHALTAVNFRDLRMLSLVLGINITDASVAAISSTYTNLELLDLSGSSITDTGLGMICDALPDTLSKLLVALCPNITSSGIQFATAQLPLLELMDCGMSVSDPTSDNPTIEEKSSSPQKTSGYNQKMFIKHKRLKKLSLWGGSSLDALFLNCPELKDLNLNSCSNLQPESLVLQCPKLELVSASGCQNLLIGAIRKQVSENFAAGENHMPLKRLADASKRIQAPPSLYQETREDENKKKRRKVEREVCTIIH